The Couchioplanes caeruleus nucleotide sequence GCGCGGTCAGGTACGGCGACCTGCCCGCGAGATCGGCGCGGACCGAGATCTGCGGCGTCCCGGACAGCCGGGTCTCCCGCGGCAGCGGCGCCGACAGGTACGCGAGCCGGTTCGGGTCGGCGCTCAGCTCGTCCGCGACGAGGTCCTCCGCGGTACGCGACGGGTCGTCGACGAACGTCTGCCGCGCGCCGGGCCGCGCATGACCGGGCTGCAGCGTCCCCGGCCGGCCGTCCGCAGCGGGCCCGCCGAGCGCGAAGGTGGTGGCGCGGGTGCCCGGCACCGGCCACGTCGCGGAGGTACGCCAGACGGTCGGCGCGACCTCGACGTCGGCCATCGGCTCGCGCATGATGCCGGTGTCGATGCCGTACAGCCACTGGTCGAACCAGCGGTGCAGGGTGTCCAGCCAGACGTCGCGGCGCACGTTGAACGGGTCGGTGTGCCCGGCCTGGTGCAGCCAGATCTTGCGCGGGACGCCCCGGCGGGCCAGGGCGTCCCACCACTGCCCGGCCTGCCCCGTACGGACGTTGTCGTCGTGCAGCCCGTGCACGAGCAGCACGCTGGCCCGCACCTTGCCGACGTCGCGCAGGTAGTTGCGCTCGGCCCAGTACGCGTTGTAGTCGCCGGTCACCCGGTCCTGCTCGCGTTCCAGATCGGCCATCACCCCGGCACACACCTCGGGATTCGCCCGGGTGAGCACGGCTTTGGCCAGCACGTCGGTGTCCTCGCCCTGGAAGCCGCCGGGGGCCACCACCCCGCCGTTGGCGCGGTAGTAGTCGTACCAGCTGGAGATGCCGGCGATCGGCACGATGGTCTCCAGCCCCTTGACGCCGGTGCCGGCGACCGCGTTGGGCAGGGTGCCGTTGTAGGAGACGCCGATCATGCCGGTGCGCCCGGTCGACCAGGTGGCGCGGGCCGGCGCACCGCTCGCGTCGACGCCGCGGGCGCGGCCGTTGAGCCAGTCGACGACCGCCTTCATGCCCAGCGTCTCGTTGCGCCCGCCCGAGGTGGGGCAGCCGGTGGAGCCGCCGCTGCCCAGGCTGTCGGCGAAGACGACCGCGTAGCCGCGCGGGACGAAGTAGTTGTCCAGATAGCCGGAGAAGACGATGGTCTCGGCCGCGCGGTCCGCGCCGGGAGACACGCTGCGGCGCGCGGCGGCGCCGTCGCGGTCGACGTCGTCGTGATTGGGTACGTCGTTGAGCCCCGCATAGTAGGGAC carries:
- a CDS encoding Xaa-Pro dipeptidyl-peptidase, with the translated sequence MRSSRTGARLCAVLAAVVTVLAGGTAALAAPTATPAAVTPSGTEPVYDYTQAIREQVWVQAPTDSDADGEPDRVAVRIIRPRETEAGVKVPVIFQPSPYYAGLNDVPNHDDVDRDGAAARRSVSPGADRAAETIVFSGYLDNYFVPRGYAVVFADSLGSGGSTGCPTSGGRNETLGMKAVVDWLNGRARGVDASGAPARATWSTGRTGMIGVSYNGTLPNAVAGTGVKGLETIVPIAGISSWYDYYRANGGVVAPGGFQGEDTDVLAKAVLTRANPEVCAGVMADLEREQDRVTGDYNAYWAERNYLRDVGKVRASVLLVHGLHDDNVRTGQAGQWWDALARRGVPRKIWLHQAGHTDPFNVRRDVWLDTLHRWFDQWLYGIDTGIMREPMADVEVAPTVWRTSATWPVPGTRATTFALGGPAADGRPGTLQPGHARPGARQTFVDDPSRTAEDLVADELSADPNRLAYLSAPLPRETRLSGTPQISVRADLAGRSPYLTALLVDYGPADRYAGLRSLPVQDCVGPGIPEDPGCFNRREYVTANTPLEIVSRGWTDVRNRFSPWRTTPIRAGQPYTFRWDLQTEDHVFAAGHRIGVVVISTERDHTLRYPAGTTVGVRLGVSKVVLPLAG